A single genomic interval of candidate division KSB1 bacterium harbors:
- a CDS encoding SpoIIE family protein phosphatase: MKDEISNNVNNKRAPIVMIVDDEEMVTKTLAAYLALETDYQVVTFTSPQEALKSLKQKPVDIVISDFLMPDMDGIQFFAEVKKLYPDVTRILLTGYADKENAIKAINQVGIYQYIEKPWDNEGLKMVIRNGIQSKSLKKVLGEKIQELDVVLLERDRLSERDAMLREELSLARNVQQSMLPESFPQMNGISIATKYQPALEIGGDLFDVISLADDKVAVLMADVTGHGIQAALITSVIKSAFSAFRDRDATPADILIFMNRILVKILPTAMFAAAAVLIIDTKSGHCHISNGGIPQPFLLNRNGGLVEQIPATGLLLGIADEETFEPGDEVAFQLKKGDTLIFFTDGISEVPDDSGEHFDMKMAQVLLEAKNKKGKDILEHLVNAAKKFSRKDHNWDDIAILAIENES; the protein is encoded by the coding sequence ATGAAAGACGAGATTAGTAACAACGTAAATAATAAGCGGGCTCCCATTGTGATGATCGTTGATGATGAGGAGATGGTCACCAAAACCCTCGCAGCTTATCTGGCTTTGGAGACCGACTACCAGGTTGTCACATTTACATCCCCGCAAGAAGCGTTGAAGTCATTAAAGCAGAAACCGGTCGATATCGTTATTTCCGATTTTCTCATGCCTGACATGGACGGGATACAATTTTTCGCTGAGGTGAAAAAATTGTATCCCGACGTCACCCGGATTTTACTCACCGGATATGCTGACAAAGAGAATGCAATCAAGGCCATCAACCAGGTGGGTATTTATCAGTATATTGAGAAGCCCTGGGACAACGAAGGTCTTAAGATGGTCATTCGAAATGGCATCCAGAGCAAAAGCTTAAAAAAGGTTCTTGGCGAAAAAATTCAGGAGCTCGATGTTGTTCTGCTGGAACGCGACCGGTTGTCAGAGCGAGACGCAATGCTGCGCGAAGAACTTTCACTTGCACGGAATGTTCAGCAGAGCATGCTTCCAGAGAGCTTTCCGCAAATGAACGGAATTTCCATTGCCACGAAATACCAGCCGGCGCTGGAAATCGGCGGCGACTTGTTTGATGTGATTTCCTTAGCCGATGATAAAGTAGCCGTGCTCATGGCCGACGTCACCGGTCATGGCATTCAGGCCGCTTTGATTACCAGCGTGATCAAGTCTGCCTTTTCGGCTTTCCGGGACCGGGATGCAACTCCGGCCGATATTTTAATTTTCATGAATCGAATTTTGGTGAAGATACTCCCCACAGCCATGTTCGCAGCGGCCGCCGTTTTAATCATCGACACAAAGTCGGGACATTGCCATATTTCAAACGGCGGTATCCCGCAGCCTTTTCTGTTAAACCGAAATGGGGGGCTGGTTGAGCAGATTCCCGCGACCGGATTGCTGCTGGGTATCGCCGATGAAGAAACTTTTGAACCCGGTGATGAGGTTGCTTTTCAATTGAAGAAAGGTGATACCCTCATATTTTTTACAGACGGCATAAGTGAAGTTCCGGACGATAGCGGCGAACACTTTGATATGAAAATGGCCCAGGTGCTTCTGGAAGCTAAAAATAAAAAGGGCAAAGATATTCTTGAGCACCTGGTAAACGCGGCAAAGAAATTCAGCAGAAAAGATCATAATTGGGATGACATTGCGATTTTGGCAATTGAAAATGAGTCTTGA